The following coding sequences are from one Deltaproteobacteria bacterium window:
- a CDS encoding glutamate racemase: MSAHKGRKPKPPAATRASAARRPPRLDAAVGVFDSGIGGLTVLHQLMRELPHEHLIYLGDTGRSPYGTKSPETVRRYSLENTEFLLDKGIKLLVVACNSASAVALEALAERAAVPVLGVIEPGVAEAVRATRNRRIGVIGTEATIASGAYTHALRRLAADVEIYTRACPLFVPLAEEGWVDNDIARKTAEIYLASLRKSGIDTLILGCTHYPLLRAVIAEMMGPKVKLIDSAASTARATARALLRQRLARRSGRGSVSFFVTDLPERFIKVGQRFLGEQVQSAVRLER; the protein is encoded by the coding sequence ATAAGTGCACACAAAGGGCGGAAACCAAAGCCGCCGGCCGCGACACGCGCAAGTGCCGCGCGGCGGCCGCCGCGCCTCGATGCTGCCGTCGGCGTCTTCGACTCGGGCATCGGCGGCCTCACCGTCCTGCACCAGCTCATGCGCGAGCTGCCCCACGAGCACCTCATCTACCTCGGCGATACCGGCCGCTCCCCCTACGGCACCAAGTCGCCCGAGACGGTGCGGCGCTATTCGCTCGAGAACACGGAGTTTCTGCTCGACAAGGGCATCAAACTGCTGGTGGTGGCGTGTAACAGCGCCTCCGCAGTGGCGCTGGAGGCCCTGGCCGAACGGGCGGCGGTGCCGGTGCTCGGTGTCATCGAGCCGGGGGTGGCGGAAGCAGTACGCGCCACCCGCAATCGCCGCATCGGAGTCATCGGCACCGAAGCCACCATCGCCAGCGGTGCCTATACCCACGCGCTGCGCCGGCTGGCGGCAGACGTCGAGATCTATACCCGCGCCTGCCCGCTGTTCGTCCCCCTGGCCGAGGAGGGCTGGGTGGACAACGACATCGCCCGCAAGACCGCGGAGATTTATCTCGCCAGCCTGCGCAAGAGCGGCATCGACACTCTGATACTCGGCTGCACGCATTACCCGCTGCTGCGGGCGGTGATTGCCGAAATGATGGGGCCAAAGGTGAAACTCATCGACTCCGCCGCCTCGACGGCGCGCGCCACTGCCCGGGCGCTGTTGCGCCAGCGCCTGGCCCGCCGCAGCGGTCGGGGCTCGGTGAGCTTCTTCGTCACCGACCTCCCCGAGCGCTTCATCAAGGTGGGCCAACGCTTCCTCGGCGAGCAGGTGCAGTCGGCAGTACGCCTCGAACGCTGA